The segment CGAATGATTAAGCTAGAGAAATCGAGAAAGCAAACACTATATCTGAACAGAGAAGAGAAGCGATGAAGAAGAGCAGCGAGGTTCTATCATGTCCCTTGTGTTTCCAACTATGCCTCGCAAGAATCTCGGGTTCTGTCGTCGCATGTTTAACACAATCCTTTGTCTTTTTGCATTCTGCTAATAGCTTGGACCGCCTCTGTTTGAGGTTTTGTATAGCTGACCACAATGAAAAAGCTACATATTTTAAGTCTTGCACCAAGTGAAGCACCTCATTTGCCTATTTCTTAATTGCAGCCTTGCAGGTACAAGTGCGCTTGTTCTCTCTTTTCCTTAAGCTAAATCCTTTGAACAATAAGGGACATGCCTGGAGAACACATCTATGATGGTCGTGAGTCTCGTGACATCACCTCCACTTGATTAATCATCCAACTAAACTTCAAACCCATATTTAGACTGGAATTTGACCAGAGCAAACAATATCAGTTCTGAAACTTGTATTTCACTTCCGGCCATCATTAATAGCCTAGTAATATTGTGGCTGGGATTTATCTGACTAGTAATCTAATATTCTAGATAGGGATGTTAACATGGGTAGTTACCCATGGGTTTACCCAAACCCACTAATAATGGGCTGGGTTTTTACCCATCTAAGATTAATTGGGTCAACCATGggtattaattttaaaactcatatttatgTTGGGTAAATACAAAAGGGTAATGGTGTACCCATGGgttttcaattatatatatagatttttaccattttaattaaattatataaaaattgcaaaaacgtttTTTTCCGTCAGAaccaaaaaatgatttttttccgCAAAAACCCTAAAACTACTATTTCTCACAGAAACCAAAAACGAGTTTTCCCACCGAAaccgaaaaatcgagtttttctacCGAAACCACAAAActtgtttttccgccaaaaccataaaactaagtttcccgccaaaaccgcaaaactgagttttctcaccaaaactgcaaaactgagttttcccgctaaaaccgtaaaatcgagttttccgacTGAAAGCcccaaaatcgagtttttccgccaaaaccgcaaaaagtgTTTTCCCGCCAATGCCGTAAAActcaattttcccgccaaaaccgcaagaaccgagttttcccgccaaaaccgcaaaaatgagttttcccgccaaaaccgcaaatgagtttttccgccaaaaccgcaaaaaatgagttttcccgccaaaaccgtaaaactgagtttttccgccaaaaccgaaaattgagttttcccgccaaagacGAGATACCGAGTTTTTCccccaaaaccgcaaaaccgagttttcccgccaaaatcgaaaaatcgagttttcccgccaaaatcgaaaaatcgagtttttccgtcAAAGCCGAAAACCGAGTTTTTTtcccaaaaccgtaaaaacgagttttttcatcaaaatcaaaaacgagtttttccgccaaaaccgcaaaagcgAGGTTTCCTGCCAAAACTGCTAAACTTCagaataaataagataatactTTGGGTACCCACGGGTAAACCTATACCATATTGGGTTTATTTTCTGGGTTTGGATTTCAACTCTGATGTTTCTGGGTTTTTGCAGGTTGGGTATAAACTGGGTTGGGTTATTTGTGGGTTGGGCTGGGCTGGGTTATTTTACCCTACGTTAACATCCCTAATTCTAGACGACACAAGCAAAGGTTTTATGGTGTAGTTGGAACTGGGGGAAGCcattttgtgttttcttttaaaattagcTAGCTTCAACATTATGTTTAAAGATAATCCAATGGTTTAAAAATCCCGTCAAAATCACCCATCTAAATTCTCACCAAAATCTTCAATTCCCAAACAAAATCTTCAAATCGCATCTAAACTCCACTAAATCTAAAACTCCTTAATTTTTTCTCAAACCCCTAATTCAATAAATTTCATGCAATTGGAGTGAAAATAAGAAACTTTTCCAACTGAGAAACTAACGTTATTATTACTTATCATGCAattgaacatttttttaaaaaaaattattgatatatAAACATTCAAAACATTGGTTAAACATCTGCAAAATCAATAATTTCTTATAAACAGTATTAGATACCGTCTAccgattttttgaacattgatATTAAGTAATTGATAACGATCACTGGGGCTATACGGCTTTCGAACGCTCAATTAAATGTTAACTAGCTTTTTTAGAGCAGGATTATTGCAGGTGCTAAGAGGAATGCTTAATGGTGGGTTCCAccagagaaggagaagaagtgaTGCCAAAGACGCCAGATCTGGCGCCGGCGCTTGAGCTATATCGCGGGCCCCActgacacgtggcggcccgTGATTggttcgttttaatttttttttttaaatcagaaaaaaaaaaccaaaaaaaaaaataattaagcaCCCCATTTGGGGTGCTagggttaatcatgctcttagttCTTTAACATTAGTATATCATTTAAAATGTAGAAGATGGGTTGAATCTGTGGCAGCCAAAAGTAGTGTTCTACCTTTTATTTATTGCATCTGCtgtatttatttaatcattcaaaTGTCAAAACGTGTCAAATTCagttttatattcacaaaatAAGAAAGCACATAACCCTAAAAAAGAACACAATAGCAATTAATTACGACTAGAGTATAATAAAATGTTATCACATGGCCCTTTTTCTACAGTTGATACCAGTCGTGAAATTGGGATTTTGGAAAGCTGCACTGCACCGTAATTAATACCTTCCTCGTTAAGGCaattaatacatttttaaattaaataccaTAATTAATTGAGTTCAAACTCACTGGGGCACCAATAATTGAGATCGAACTCATTGGGGGCACCAATAGGGATTAACTAGTTTGGGATGTGATTAGGTTTTGGAATATATTCGTTCTTAACTATTTTATCAGATTAAGCACATGTGATGATgacgtgtatatatatacacactatTTCATTCTATCTTATCCATCTTTCAGTAATAAGAGTGAAAATTCTATAAGTCGTAACCTTTCTTCATCCCCCTCTACTGCCATGGATTTCTCAACGCTTCCTATTTTGAGACAGGCTtcagattcttcagacaagaTTACATCTGCCGATCCATACCCTATGGACCCATTGTTGGATCTTGAATCCGGCACAAACCATGAGTTGAGCAAACCTGTTCCAGGCGTGTGGCGGGTTCCTACTACCGACCTTTGCTGTATCTACCGAGTCCCAAACTGTCTGCGTCGAGTTAGCCCCGAAGCATACACGCCTCAATCAGTCCTCATCGGACCTCTTCACTATTCTTTGAAACTCCAGGCTCTCAAGTCTCGTGGAGATATCACAAACGCAAGGTTAATGGACTACTTAAACATGGAAGAGCACAAGAAGTTTTACCTAGCGGAATTCGCTAAAAGGCCTGAAGGGAAAAATATCATTGATGGATTCAAGAGAGTGATCAAAGAAGATGAGGCTGTGATCAGGGCAAGCTATCTGGAATCAACGGCTTGGATTAAATCCCCAAAGTTCGTGGAGATGATCCTACATGACTCTGTTTTTATACTAGAGTTCATGTTGAGGTGCTCTGTGGAAGCAGCAACAACAGAGAAAACATGGGATCCTCTCATTGACGAACCATGTCTTGCACAAGAAATCAATAGAGATTTAATCTTGCTCGAGAACCAGATTCCATTCTTCATCCTTGAAAAACTCTTTGATCCAACAGTTTCAAAACTTCGCAAAAAGACATTCCACCAATTAACCATCAAACATTTTGAATTCCAAGACGAGAAGGGAAGCGACGCAAAGTTCAGACATTTCACTGATTTGCTAAGGCGTGTCCGCGTGGAGACTGTTCCAGATCATGCTTTTGAGAGATGTTACGAGTCCATGTATCAAATGTATAATGCGGATAAGCTAGATGGTGGGGGAATTAAATTTGAGGCCGTGAAAAACCCTTTGTCGGTCTTGGTTACATTCGAAAAGGGTGTTTTAAAGATACCCAAGTTCTTGGCTGATGACGATGCGGAGATAACGATTAGAAACATAATGGCGCTTGAACAATGTCATTACCCGTTCAACTCTCACGTTTCTACTGGGTGATTGTGGTCGAGTGGTAAGGAGACGGGGCTGAGACACCAACATTTTTCAGGTTCGATCCACCTGCTGTGCGAAACTAAGTCACAATTATCCTGGTCACCCAACACGGATATGGGCCCATGCTTTAGGGCCCATTTGAATATCCGGAGAGAGGGTCTATCCGTGGGCTGCACCTCCCCTTGGGGATTAGTCTGGGCCTCTCCATGGGCCTGGGATACCCCCaagttaatcaaaaaaaaaaaaaaaaaaaaaaaaactctcacgTTTCTGACTACATCATGTTCTTGGATTTCCTCATCGACACTAAGAAAGACGTGAGCTTACTTGTCGAGAAAGGTAACATTTTCATTGTGAACCGggcttgaaattttgaagaccatagattatttaataatattttttactaaaaaaaatatttaacaattttgaggtatgtctataatgtatattaacattttaaaaatttaaaaatataagataaatttTGAAGTAATGggaataaatttttgaaataacaTTTCAACAGAAAGtatgtactttttttttttataatcgtGGCGTGATCCAAATGATTTCTAGACCCAAAGACAAATCACTATGAGGTCCATAGAAATTCAAGTTTTTTGCCACTTAAAACATCTACAGATGACAAAAAGGAATCAAATTCAAAGTGAAAGCTCCAACCGAAACTTTTTTATCACTAGGCCAAGACCACTTGGTTACTTTTTATTATAGATTTATgttaattcataaatatttaaataaaaaataaacatataaaatgaagaaaaataattattatgctaaaagaaaagaagatgagCTTatggaaaaattcaaaaagttaaCATCTTAATTgtaactagatttccacccgcacaaccgtgcggatatatattttcacatttatatatatagatatttgttttacataattattataaatttttaatgttgctcacatatttaaatgtttgtataattatgccaaatataataattttatagttttcatgctgtaaattaaaatcatcacatatatatgttgcttattatatatttgtcctattgaatttgcgtttgattactaaactactttttttaatgcatgaaacaacatatatgaaaataattttgtatttaatttattataatcatgatccgtaattcaaattgttagatttttttagtattttttttaatgtttattaattttatataattaattactgtatattaaaaagtttaagataagttaaatttttatacatgtattatatagtttactaatattaattcgttctaccaacatattatatttttagcataaatattttatatttatgaaaataaaatatgttaacttatcaatttaaaataattttatcatattttgttcaatataacgtttttattttaaaatgatagatattattataaaattgataaaataggatataattatattcttttagtaacatttcattactaattataaaattagttgaaaatatttatattcaatttatgacaattaagatcttattataatctttttcaagagatttgttagaattttattttttttttttaaaattaaaagatataaaagatattatgattaaagtagttaaaatattatatatattagcattagtgatatacatttaatagaaaatttaaatgatggtccaaataaaaatatcactcatcaaaaaatcatgatttttattttattagaaaaaaatttgaaaaaaattaaaatagaaataaatatttatttctaacaaaatctttaaaaattattagtaaatatatttttgaaattaattaattacattttatttaaatttttgtttataaaccaaaactacattcaaatttaatttataattttattttatgataatttaaattaaaactaactaattttcgaaagtaaatttaaaaagattctaaaaagattttaaaaagattttgttagaatattttaaatatagtaatttgtataaataaaaaagataagatattaaaagatataataatgaacttatgtaaaatatgatattttttatgaatgatccaaactaaaaaaatcacacatgaaaagaagtcatgacttctgttttaatatattagactagatttccacccgcacaaccgtgcgggtatatattttcacatttatatatatagatatttgttttacataattattatatatttttaatgttactcacatatttaaatgtttgtataattatgtcaaatataataattttattgttttcatgctgtaaattaaaatcatcacatgtatatgttgcttattatatatttgtcctattgaatttgtgtttgattactaaactaaattttttaatgcatgaaacaacatatatgaaaacaattttatatttaatttattataatcatgctccgtaattcaaatctctagatttttttagtaattttttagtgtttattaattttatataataaattattgtatattaaaaaagtttaagataagttaaatttttatacatgtattatatagtttactaatattaacccgttctaccaacatattatatttttagcataaatattttttatttataaaaataaaatatgttaacttatcaatttaaaataattttatcatatttttttcaatataacgtttttattttaaaatgataaatattattataaaattgataaaataggatataattttattctcttagtaacatttcattactaattacaaaattagttgaaaatatttatattcaatttatgacaattaagattttattataatatttttcaagagatttattagaattttaatttttttttaaaaaaaattaaaagatataaaatatattatgattaaagtagttaaaaatattatatatattagcattagtgatatatatttaatagaaaatttaaatgatggtcccaATAAAAATGTCACTCATCAAAaagtcatgatttttattttattagaaaacaaatttgaaaaaattaaaatagaaataaatatgtatttctaataaaatctttaaaaactattactaaatttatttttgaaattaattgatttcattttatttaaatttttgtttataaaccaaaactatattcaattttaatttttaattatattttatgataatttaaattaaactaaataattttcgaaagtaaatttaaaaagattctaagaagattttaaaaattttttgttacaacattttaaatatattcatttatattttaaataaaagataaaaatattaaaatatataataataaacttatgtaaaatatgatattttctagaaatgatcaaaactaaaaaaaatcacatatgaaaagaagtcatgacttctgttttaatatattagattgtAGAAAATAAGGACATAAATTATTGCTAGTGATTTAGTATATACGTACGTAAGTTGAGAAGAAATAAAGCATTTTGtttatgaatatataaatatgccctatatttttttcacaaaaagtTGTTGCCATATAATTAGCGTGAGTTTCAAATTTCATTTATAAGGCACGGCTCCTCCTCATATAAGAGTATAAATTCATGATGGTTTTGATATTTGTAAGGGATAATAACGGACTGGCTTGGGAACCATGGTTCCGTGGCCAAGATGGTGAACAAGCTTTGTTTGGGAGTCTTGGACAATGGCTCTTTCTATTCTGATATCGCAACAAAAGTCATTAAGCACTACGGGAATTCATGCAATAAGTCACGCTCCATCCTCAGGCGTGTGTATTTCAGCAACCTGTGGAGAGGGACAGCCACCCTAGTCGCTGCATTTCTATTGCTGCTGAGTCTTATCCAGGCCGTGACTTCTATCATAGATGTTATTAAGGAGTGAAATTACTTTCTCCCTAAAACGTGCTGCATATTGTCGAATACTTCGTGTCGGTTTTAATTTATATCTTTTCGTCGTTCTAATTGTTTAATTAGCTAGTAGAAACTAGCAACATCAGCTGTTCTTTCTCGAGAATATATGTGTTACCAATCAATCTTTTATGATATTCAATAatattgtgtttcaaaaaaaaaaaagatattcaaTAATACTGTGATGTTGTACATTTTTTATTCCGGTAGAGTTCAATAATACTGTGatattgtgtttcaaaaaaaagatattcaATAAATGTGTCATATATCAATGTTTCATTTGGCTATAATCCGAACATCTTCTTGAACTATACATATATCAATGTTTCACTTGGCTATAATCAGAACCTCTCCCTACTTACGGTTTGATGTCCGTTGCTCTTTGGTTCGTCTCTGATTTTCAAACTACTCGTGTGTACTACTAAATCATCATGCGGTCTCTCTATAAAGATAGTTGATCTGTATCTTGAAGCTACTATATGACATAAAAATTTCGTGATCATATCTCTGGTTGCTATTAAATCTCTGAAGTCTGAACTAAAACAGAACATACAACCTTTACCACGTCAGCTATAACTTATGACATCTCTTCccttccacaaaaaaaaaaaagacaaaaccttGCTGAAATTTCAGACAAAGACGAACACAGTTCGTCAATCTATAGAGACATACACGAATCGCTAACAGCAACTGAGAAAATCGTGCACAATCAGGTCTTGAATCTGTTACTTGATCGTCTTCTATAAGAGAAACCAAACTCGAAATGTGTTCATGATGTATCGTCCGCCTCTGCAttgaaaaaaaacagaacattaTCAAAGAAACAATCATTGGTCGGCCTTTGTACTTATAAACCCCTAAACGACGGCGTACCAGTGATCTGCTTATCAGGTATCTGAGGAGTGATTCCCAGATTCGTTCTGATGCTAGCTCCCATGTCAATCGCATCTTGGACCTGTGTTGTGTTTTGTTCATCATCAATTTGGAACAAacacagagagaaagagatcaaTGATTTAACCCGAGGACTAACCGTGTGGATCCCAGAGGCGCTTAGAAACGCGACGGAGGTGGTGGCTATCGCGCCGACGAAGAGTGATGCGATTCCGAAGGCTTTGACCGGCATCAAACGGTTATCGCCGGCGTAACCTCTCCGAATACATCTCACTCCCCACATGATCTGAGCTCCGCTTCCCATCGCCCACCACCAGTGAGCAGATCCATCGAACAAACTGCTCTCGCCGCGGCTAACGGCGTCGTTCTGCTCCTCCATCTCCGTCGTCGTTTCCTCGGAGACGGTGAAATGAGAAATGAAATCCGATTTCGAGATTCCTTATTTCGTGGTGTCTAGTTTACGATCGTTGTAGGCTTACTGGGCTTCGGTGTGGGCTTATAAGCCCAACAGACCCTTTTCTATTGAGATCCAGTAAGGTTTTGATTACACCTTCCAAGTTGCTTCTTAGTGAAAGAGATGTATCGACCATGGCCACGAGCGCTTGTTCGAAACTTTTTCAGAAATTATTTATATGCTTTTGGTTCAACAAATAGCTTATTGATTAACAAAAATGCACAATAAATTTTATTGTATGACAAgttgaaaaaaggaaaacaagttAGCACATTAAACTTTACTATGAATTTGAAAGCAGCTATATTTAGGCGAGACAGAGCtggttttgaaaatttaaaattttttaaattttaattttttaaagaatctaaaacttatatatattactttttaCAAAATTGGAAGTCAAGACAAAATACACACGTAAACTTATAAATGTTAAACTTTCATAGCGTTATGTCGAAACCTGCTCTAAGGCTAggttcaaaatttcaaatactATCATCATGTTTACGTGTGTTTAGCTTCTAAACTGACCTCATCGTTAGTCGTTAAAACTGACACTTGAATGCGAGAGGCATTGTTAGATTTAAGTTGAAAAATAattcttaaaacaaaaaaaattctctaaaagaattatatttcttaaaaaataatagagCCATCGGTTTTGACTAAGGGTGTCACTACTCATTACATTAGGGTCGTtggtttggttgccgcaggtaccAGCGGTAGCGGCAGCGTCAACATTCTGCgtcaactcttgttcgtttcgttGACGCAGGAAGCTGCGTCTGACGCCGCGTCCGAACACCGCGTCCTACGGCTGACGCCGATAAAACATGCGGTCGCAATATAACATGCGACAGCGTCAGTGGCAGCGTCAGCGTCtgcgaaacgaacaacaaccGTCCTTATTGACGCTgtcggcaaccaaacgaacaagGCTATTAtagttataatatataaataaatattaggtCTGGCCGAagggaaaaaaaaaggaggtaTGGCCGAAGGAAATATTTGGTATGGCCCAGAAAAATGCTAGGTTCGACCAATTCTGGTGAggattgtttttaaatttagaaATGGATTCATGTATCTAAATGGATTCATGTATGCGGTTTGTGTTTACATGTAATGATTGTAATCATAATCAGATTTCCTAAGTGTATCTCATCTTCTGGCGTGTGTACATTGTATTTTAGTTGAATTGCATTTTAGTTGTATTGTACGTGTGTATTTCTTGGGTTAAATTGTACGTGTGtaggtttttttgtttttacccTAAAATTGTTTTGCAACTTTATAGTCTAGGTATTAATCTTGTTATTCACAATTGTAATTGTAGATTTGTGGTTGTTTACTTTTTAAATAGAGTACTTAACAGCTTTTGTGGCTTTTCTTTACAGGTGAGGACAGCTGAAATATAAGTGTAGCACATGTGTTCTAAACACATGTTTTCCTTGTTAATGACAGTCGTTTTGTTGTAAATCACAGTCTTACAAATGAATATTCATCATTGTAagaatatatatgaatattatatCAATAAAGAGTTGACACTTGACAGTACTCAAGGTTCTTCATTCTTCAGCAACAACATAAAAGGCAAGACaaatgtgtgtatatattttaatatctaaaaccagaaaataaactaataataatCATGGAGTACATTAGTACAGTACTGTTCAATGATTTCAATTGTAAAGCTGGTTTCTCTTTAATGTTTTGTTAGtcattttaatttattcattagCAAATTAAAGTGTTTTTAGCAAATTAAAGTGTTTACTATAGTGGCGCCCAACCGTTAAAAAAGGACACACATATACATGTAGGATGTAGCCCTTATATCTACAACATATCTTCAGATTTAAGCGTATTAATGAAAAGTTAAATTATAGCCAGCTCAATCAGTCGAAAATACATTGTAGAGGTTTAGATTGAAGATTCCGCAAGAAACATCTTAAAGTAATAATATTAACTCATTAAACATCTTAGGGATGGAGTTTCCCTATACCCTCAAAATAATGCTCATCTTCTGTTTAAGCGATGTGCTTGCTCGGGTGTTCCTCTCTCCGTGATGGCTGCAGATTAGGAGGTCTTTCACCAGCCGTTCTTGAGGAGCCAATTTTTTAAGAACTGATCATCAGGCATTGCCGAATTCTACCGGGTTCAGTTCTCGGTTTAACTGTGGTTTCTCTTTTGTGACAAGTGTTTGTTCTAAGTTTGATGTATCCTCTAGTTAAATGCTCTGCTCGTAGTTGGTCTCTGCTCAGCTTAGATTGAGTCTTAGTCTCTTAGATAGAGTGTGTCTAGTGTCTGTTCCTTGTTGTCTTTGTTCTTCTGTCAAAACATAAAATggtaataaaatttaacatttttaccaaaaaaaaactcattttacAAGAGCTAGCAAcgatattaataaatttaattaaaaaaaggtaaatatgaaaaatttaataaattgattgtgaagaataagaaaataaaagctGAGCATGGGTAAAAGACTAAAAGACTAAGGGGTCGGTTGATAACGTGATTCTCGTGGTTTgaattgtttttactttttactaaTTTGACTATTGTGTATTACCAACGTCCAAGTTAATTAGTACACTAGATCTCGACTcgcgcaaccgcgcggatttttattttcatttatttttatataaacattttgtttttaattctacattggtatatattaatataattttatcgtatatttttaaaacataataattttatcgtatattttttttattgaattggttgtttccagatcacgtttttttttgctagaaaaagattgataattatttaattcCTATAATGTAGTAGACATATTATTTAGTTCCTATAATCTAGAAAGTGAGTTATTTagatctataataataataatattagaaattgaatgtaacatgactttctagtaATAGGTTCATTaagtcaattttttaaaaaattacacatgagtcaaagttgtgacttctcttttaatatataagatacgtCAAATTCCTTGTAAAGCAAAGTGGGCCAACTCAAACTTTAATATAGTATTTTTCTTACTTATTATATACAGTACTATATAAAATTGTATAGTGAAGAAGATAAAAAGTAGCCACTGCACATTGTACTGTTACTTATTGATAATAATGACGTCACACAACTCAAAGCCAAAGTTCGTGGGTTATTAAGGTGACGCACATGCACGATGGTCGGTCCATATATAAGACGAGAAACATTTCAACCAATGCCGTCTTAGACCATCTctaatgtattttgctattttcacctccAAAATAggggaactctataatagaggtgagatatgctccaatgtattcccttaaaatagcaatctctaaaatatagagtaaaaaatagaggaatgttattttttcctctataaatagaggaaaaaatagagatctctattatagaggaagaaatagaggtgggttggagcaatttcacctctaaatgctattatagatgTGAAAATAacaatgggttggagatgctctaaatatTATtcgattttagtttttttttcttttcttctggcATAtagaatatgattttattaaataaagagACACGTTATTCCCATTTAATTTCACATGGGTATAAGTTATTCGCAGTAAATGGTGGACAGTAGATTGGCCATCCGGACCCAGTTTTAACGAAATAATAAAGATATGCTTTTATATACGACTGTCATGTTTCTTTCTCTATAATACGAAACAAGGAGCTTATTAAATACTACAACTTGGAAGAATATTAATAGCAGCTCACTTCAGGTTGCAACCTATagctttatctctctctctcacactcaAATGGAAAAACAAATCAACATAGAGAGTAGTGTTACTCATCATCAAGACAATGTAACAACCTCCACCGTTGCCCCCATGACATCTTCGTCGGAATCTTGGTCTTCATCCAAAAGAGCGTTAGTGCAGGACAATGAAGCTGGCGGAAAACGTAGGAAGAGCAACGGTCGAGATGGTAACGAGAATCCGACGCCGTATAGAGGAGTAAGGAAGAGGAGCTGGGGAAA is part of the Brassica rapa cultivar Chiifu-401-42 chromosome A09, CAAS_Brap_v3.01, whole genome shotgun sequence genome and harbors:
- the LOC103842345 gene encoding UPF0481 protein At3g47200; this translates as MDFSTLPILRQASDSSDKITSADPYPMDPLLDLESGTNHELSKPVPGVWRVPTTDLCCIYRVPNCLRRVSPEAYTPQSVLIGPLHYSLKLQALKSRGDITNARLMDYLNMEEHKKFYLAEFAKRPEGKNIIDGFKRVIKEDEAVIRASYLESTAWIKSPKFVEMILHDSVFILEFMLRCSVEAATTEKTWDPLIDEPCLAQEINRDLILLENQIPFFILEKLFDPTVSKLRKKTFHQLTIKHFEFQDEKGSDAKFRHFTDLLRRVRVETVPDHAFERCYESMYQMYNADKLDGGGIKFEAVKNPLSVLVTFEKGVLKIPKFLADDDAEITIRNIMALEQCHYPFNSHVSTG
- the LOC103841897 gene encoding uncharacterized protein LOC103841897, translating into MEEQNDAVSRGESSLFDGSAHWWWAMGSGAQIMWGVRCIRRGYAGDNRLMPVKAFGIASLFVGAIATTSVAFLSASGIHTVQDAIDMGASIRTNLGITPQIPDKQITEADDTS